TGCTCCAAGACACCTGCGCGGATGCGGCCAAGTACGTAGTCTTTGGTCTTTCGCTCTAGGACGATGCTCTCAATGCCACGAGTATACAGAAGTTGAGAAAGTAAGAGCCCCGACGGACCACCACCAATAATCGCAACCTGCGTTTTCATGAATCCCCCGCATTCAATGGAATCTTTCCTCTGGGGGTATTCTGATACATAAAATAGGAAAGTAAATTGACATATTGGCCTCTATAGTTGCTTAAAGTAATATCAAATGGATCGTAGGATCAAGTTTCGCCACCTCGAAGCCTTTGTGGTGATTGTACGGGCCAGGCGCTTGAAACGTGCTGCAGAGCAGCTGAACCTGACCCAGCCCGCCATCTCGAAAACCCTGCGCGACCTTGAGGAGATCTTGGGTGTCAGCTTGATGACGCGGGACCGGTCCGGTGTGCGGCTGACACCTGAAGGCAAGGTTTTCCTACAATACGCCGAACAAAGCACCGCCGCTCTGCGCCAAGGGATCAATAGTATTGCGTCCCTAAGCGAAGCAGGCGGGCATGTTCTGAAAATTGGAGTGCTGCCCAGCGTTGCAGCGCAGGTCTTGCCAAAGGCAATTGAAGCGTTCCGTCGTGTTTCCCCAGATACGATCCTGGATGTGGATGAGGGCTCACACGGGTTCCTGACCGATTGTCTGCGCAATGGAGAGCTCGACCTTGTTGTAGGTCGGTTGGGCAACGCCGAGTCGATGCGAGGCCTTTCGTTCACCGCGCTTTATTCCGAGAGTGTGGTCGCGGTCGTCGCGCCAGATCATCCCAGACGTGATGCGACGCGTCTTGAACAGATTGAAGAAGACCTGATCATCTATCCCCCTGACGCTGCCGCTATACGGCCGCTCTTGGCGCAGTTGATGCTGTCGCGGGGTATGGCTTTGTTCAGCGATAGGATCGAATGCGTTTCGGGTGCGTTGGGACGGGCGATGACCTTGGGTGCGTTGCAACCGGTCTGGTTTATCTCGCGAGGGGTTGTGGCGGATGACTTGGATGCGGGGCGACTTGTGGCGTTGGACATCGACATGCGGTCTACGGAAGGCGCGGTTGGGATCATGGCCCGGTCAGAGGAAAACTCATCTGCCCTCGTGGGCTTGTTTCGCATCGCGCTGTCCGACGCAGCAGTGGCATTGGCTTCTCACTAATGGCCGAGAGCGGCCGCATTCTTCATTTAATTTCAAAAGCCAATGCACTGCGTTGATTTTATAGCATAATAAATGTTCATTGACTGAACTATTGTCTGGTGTATCTATTTTCCACAGGGAGAGAGCGAATGATTCTACAGAACATGTCAGTTGCTATTACAGGTGCAGGAAGCGGCTTAGGCGCTGCTACCGCGCGCCGATTTGCCAAGGCCGGCGCTGTGGTTGCGTGTCTCGACCTAAGTGAAGCAGCCGCGCAAAACGTCGCAGCCGAAGTTGGTGGCTCTGCCCATTCAGTCGACGTATCCGACAGCGCTGCTGTTGAGACTGTGTTTAGAGATATAGAGGCCGCGCAGGGCACCCCGCGTGTTGTTGTCAATTGTGCGGGCATCGGCACTGCTGCCCGTATTTTGCCGCGCGACGGTAGCCTGACCATCGACAGTTTTGAGCAAGCCCTTCGTGTCAACCTTTTGGGTACGTATACCGTTATGAATATCGCCGCGCGGGCAATGGCTGCTACTGACCCGACCGGCGCCGACAATGCGCGTGGCGTAATCATCAATACCGCATCCGTAGCATTCGAAGACGGACAGATTGGTCAAGCCGCCTACTCTGCGTCCAAGGGCGGTATCGTTTCGATGACTCTTCCCGCCGCTCGGGAGCTTGCGCGCTTTGGCATTCGTGTCATGGCAATCGCGCCCGGTCTTTTTGAGACCTCCATGAGCGCCGGCCTCCCAGATGATATTCGCGCCGAGATCCTCAAGGCCGTCCCATACCCATCCCGAATGGGCGACGCCGATGAGTACGCGCAGCTTGCGCAAAGCATTGTTGAGAACCCAATGCTGAACGGAACAGTGATCCGTCTTGATGCTGCCGCGCGCATGCCCATTAAATAAGGAAGATTTTGTGACCAAGTCCAAAGCCAAAGACGCCGTGTTGCTCGTTGAGATCGATGGGCCTGTTGCGACGCTGACGATGAATCGGCCCGCAAAGAGAAACGCGATGTGCGATGAGCTTCTTGATGCGATTGATGCATTCTTCTTAAAGCCGCCCAAGGGCGTACGTGTTGTGATCCTGACGGGTACGGCTGGTCATTACTGTTCTGGTTTGGATTTGTCGGAACACGTCGCGCGCGACGCAGAAGGCACCATGCGCCATTCGCGTAACTGGCACCGGGTCATGGATGTGATCCAGATGTCTGGTCTTCCGGTCGTGTCTGCGATGTTTGGGGCCGTTATTGGTGGCGGGCTAGAGCTTGCTGCTTCGACACACGTGCGTATCGCAGAACCGTCTTGCATCTTTCAGCTGCCCGAAGGGCGCCGCGGCATCTTTGTTGGCGGTGGCGCGACGGTTCGGGTTGGCCGCATCTTGGGCGCGGACCGGATGTGCGAGATGATGCTGACGGGCCGCAAATTCGGCACCGAAGAGGGGCTCGCGATGGGCCTAACCCATTACGCCGTTGGCGAAGGCGAGGCACTCGTTAAGGCTCGTGAATTGGCCAAGGGTATCGCCCACAACGCGTCTTTGTCCAACTACATGATGATCCAAGCGATCAGTCGCATTTCAGACATGTCGCGCAGCGACGGTCTGTTTACCGAAAGCCTTGCTGCAGCGGTCTCTCAGACCAGTGCGGACGCCGAAGAGGGGCTCAAGGCATTTCTCGAAAAACGCAAACCTGTCTTTCGTTAAGTCCAAGAAACAAGAAAACGACACCGTCATTTAAGGGAGGAAACCAAATGACCAATATGACCCGCCGTACGGCACTTGCCTCAATGGGCGCAGCGCTCGCGACGCCTGCTCTGGTTTCGCGCGCAAGCGCGGCAGAAGTAACGCTTCGCCTGCACCATTTCCTGCCACCTGTCGCTCCTATGCATTCGCGCTTCTTCGAAGTATGGGCTGCCGAACTTGCAGAAGCGTCTGAGGGCGCGATCGAAGTTCAAATTTTCCCAGCGATGCAGCTTGGCGGAAGACCGCCACAGCTCGCTGATCAGGTGCGCAACGGCATTTGCGACATCGCGTGGACACTGCCGGTCTATACGCCAGATCGCTTCCCCGTAGCGGAAACCATGTCGAACCCATTCATGGTGACAAATGCCGAAAAGACATCCGTGGCATTGCACACGCTGATGGATGAATTCGGAGCGGACGATTACCGAGGCATGAAGCCTTTGGCGTTCCATACGCATGATGGCGGCAAGCTGCACACACGCGACGCTCCAGTGCTGAGCGCTGCTGATTTGCAAGGATTGAAGCTGCGTGCGCCGAACCAGGCAACAGGCGATATGCTTGCCGGTTTTGGTGCCGAGGTCGTCTTCTTCCCGGTTACTGAAATGGTCTCCGGCTTGTCTAGCGGAGTCATCGATGGCTGTTGCCTGCCGTACGAAGTTGTGCCGGCGTTCAAACTTCAGGAACTGACTTCCTTCACCTCCGAACCAGCAGAAGGCGCACGTGGCCTTTATGCCAACACCTTCTCGCTTTTGATGAACGAAGCGAAATACGAAGGCATGTCCGACGACTTACGCGGTGTGATCGACGCTGCATCAGGCATTGATCTGTCCCGCCGTATTGGTGCGCAGTTCGACGGCTTTGAAGCATATGGCCGTGGCGTTGTCGAAAAGCAGGGCAATACGATCGAAACCATCCCGGCCGAAGAAATCGCAATCTGGGTAGAAGCGGCATCGCCAGTTCATGAAGCTTGGATCGGCAAGCTGAATGACAAAGGCCTAGATGGCGCAGCGATCATGGCTCGCGCCAACGATTTGCTCGACGCAGGCTAAAAAATGTCTGAGATACTTACAGACTCAACAGAGGGGCCTCGTGCCCCTCTGAACACTCTTTTGCACCGAATTTGCGTTTCCAGCGCTGCTGTCGGTGGATTGGTCATCTTTGGCGCGGCCTTCTTTGTCACCTTTTCCATCATAAAAAGCCTGCTGGGCTTCGGTGCGATGCGCGGCGAATTTGAATTGGTGGAGTTGGCATGCGCAACTAGTGCATCGCTATTCCTTCCGCTTTGCCAGCTCACCAAAGGGCACGTCCTGGTTGACGTATTTACCGGTTGGTTGCCAGTCCGGGTGAACCAAACCATGGATGCAATTTGGACCCTGCTCTTTGCAATCGGGTGGGCCTTTGTCTGTTGGCAACTCTTTCACGGTCTTTGGGAGGTGCACGGATATGGCGACCGTACGATGTTGCTTCGCGTTCCGGTTTGGTGGGCCTATGTACCAGCCGTATTTGGAGCCGGACTGTCCGCTTTCGTCGCGGTTGTTCAAAGCTTGTCTGTCCTAATGCCGCGTCTTGCCAGAAAAGTAGGTGCCTGATGGATCCGTTCGTCTTCTCAATTGTTCTTATCGTCGGGCTGTTTGTCCTCATCTTTATGAGGATGCCGATCGCGCTGGCGATGGCTCTGGCGGGCGTCGTTGGCTACATCCAACTCAGTTCTTTCGCGAGCTTGAAATTCTATTTGAGCACCGCGTGGGTGGATAAGTTCATGTCATACGACTTCGCCGTCATTCCTCTGTTCATTTTGATGGGCCATCTGGCGACGAGATCTGGAATTTCGGCATCCATTTTCAACGCCGCACGCGCTTGGATTGGCCATATGCGGGGCGGACTTGCCATGGCTGCGGTCGCAGGTTGCGCGCTGTTTGGTTCAATTTCCGGGTCTTCGCTTGCCACGGCTTCGACGATGACGCGGGTGGCCATGCCTGAGATGCGCAAACACGGGTTCTCAGGCGCCTTGTCGGCGGGTTCACTTGCCGCCGGCGGGACGTTGGGCATACTGATTCCGCCGTCAATCGTTCTCATCATCTTTGCTCTGCTGACGGAACAAAACATCGTCAAACTTTTCCTTGCCGCGACTGTTCCCGGTATCTTAGCCGTTGTCGGCTTCATGATTGCCATCTCGATCTACGTGCGCCTGTTCCCGGAAGAGGGGCCAACGAGTGAGCGGTCCAACTTCGCTGAGCGTATCCGTGCAATCGGTGAAATCTGGCACGTTCTGGTTATCTTTGGTGTCGTTCTTGGCGGCATTTACGGTGGCTTGTTTACACCTGCCCAAGGCGCCTCTGTAGGTGTTGTACTAACGCTTGTTCTGGGATCGCTGAAGGGCGGGCTAACCCTGCGCTCGGTTCTGGACAGCCTCATTGATACGGCAGGCACCAGCGCGATGATCTTTGCCATCGTTTTTGGTGCAGACCTGTTTAACGTTGCCCTCGCCCTTAGCCGGATGCCGCTAGACGTGGCGCAGTATTTTGCCGCGTCTGACATCGCGCCCATGCTGATTTTGCTGGCCATCGTTGTGTTCTACCTCGTGATGGGGTGCCTGATGGACAGCTTGTCGATGATACTGCTGACGGTTCCGGTCTTTTTCCCGACGGTCATGGCGCTAGATTTCGGCTTGTTGCCAGAACAACAGGCCATGTGGTTCGGGATCATCGCGCTGGTCGTGGTGGAGATGGGGTTGATAACCCCACCCGTGGGCATGAATTTGTTCGTGATCTCAGCGATGGCAAGAGACATCCCGATGAAACAGATTTTTCGTGGCACGGTGCCGTTCATTTTGGCCGAGTTCTGCCGTATCGCGATCCTAGTTAGCTTTCCGGCGCTGAGCTATTGGCTGGTCGACCTTGTGATGAATTAGGAAAAGCAAATGCCGCTTTCGAAAATTAGTGCGACTGCACCCAAGGCGCCGGGAACTCCGGCAAGCGATATGCTTTTGCGTCAGTTTGTGGGCTACAGGGTGAAACGTGCCAACCTGCTGATCCAAGACGACATGGCAAAAACGCTCGAGCCGTTTGGCCTGCGCACCGGAACTTTTTCCGCCCTTGCGGTCGTCATTTCGAACCCGGGGATTTCCCAGTCAGACTTGTCCGATGTCTTGAATATCAAGCGCTCTGGCGTGGTCGTTGTGGTGGATGAACTTGAACGCGCTGGGGTGCTAAAGCGCAAGCCTGTCAAAGGGGACCGTCGGACCAATGCGCTTACAGTTACGGCCGCAGGTCGGCGCCTTTGGAACAAAGTCGAAAAGGCTGTGCAAGACCATGAAGCGGTGCTTTTCAGCGGCTTAGACCTAGAAGAGATCGCGACGCTTCACGATCTTCTGGCGCGGGCGACCAAGAGCCCAATATCGGATTTGGAGAAAGAACAATGATTGATAAGCAGACCGGCCTCAACCTGGTGCCCCACGACGTGAGTATGGAGCGCGTAGGCAGAGATCTGGTCATGTCGTCAAAGATCCCATTGGGGGACGTCGTTGACCGGACTGCGGACTGGCTTCATCACTGGGCCGAAACAACGCCCGACAACGTCTTTCTGGCCGAGCGGACTGCGACCGGCTGGCGAGAGGTTACATTCAAGCAAGCGCTCGAAGCGGTGCGCGGCATCGCGGGCTCGTTGGGCGGGCGCAACATGGGTCAGGACACGCCGATCGTGATCTTGTCCGGAAATTCGGTCAATCACGCTCTGCTTTCTTTCGGTGCGCAATATGCAGGTGTGCCGACGGTTCCACTGGCCGAGCAGTATTCGCTGATAACCGAAGCGCACGGTCGACTGATCTATGTGTTGGATAAGGTGCGCCCGGCAATGGCCTATACGGATGATGCTGGGCTCTTTGCCTCTGCTTTGTCACTGCCTCAGTTGGAGGATGTGGAAATTGTTGCGACCAAGACCGAGGGCGCGCCGGGGCCTGTGACGTCCTTTGCCAGCCTTGTGGAAGGCGACGCAAGCCAAGATGCCGATGCGCTTTTGGCAACGACTGGCCCTGATACCGTAGCCAAGATCCTCTTCACGTCCGGCTCGTCGTCTGACCCAAAGGGGGTTCTGACGACGCAGCGGATGATGTGTGCGAACCAGGCTCAGATGTCTGCAGTTTTGCCATTTCTTGCAGAACGCGCGCCGCGCATCTGCGATTGGCTGCCGTGGAACCATGTTTTCGGTGGATCGCATAATGTGAACATGATGCTCGCGAATGGCGGCACGCTTGTCGTGGATGACGGAAAGCCGACGAAAAAGTATTTCGATCGCACCGTTCGAAACATTATCGAACGGCCCGGCACACTGGCGTTCAACGTGCCGGTTGGATTTTCCATGTTGGTCCACGAGATGGAGACCAATACCAAGCTACGCGACGCCTATTTCCGCGATCTGGACTTGATTTTTTATGCGGGGGCTTCTCTGCCGCAAGATGTCTGGACCCGGTTAGAGGAAATGGCGATCGAAGTGCGTGGCCGCCTCCCGTTGATGATTTCCAGCTGGGGTATGACCGAGACGGCCCCCGCTACCCTCATGGTTCATGAACCTATCGGCCGTTCCGGCGTGATCGGAGTTCCGTTGCCTGCGACCAAAGTCAAACTGTCCCCAGATGATGAAATGCGTTGTGAATTGCGGGTCCAAGGCCCCAACGTCATGACGGGCTACTACGACGATCCAGTCAAATCCGCCGAGGCATTCGATGATGGGGGCTATCTGGTTACGGGCGACGCTGTGCGTTTCGTTAATCCGGAGGAGCCAAACATGGGGCTGGCCTTTGATGGGCGCGTTTCCGAGGATTTTAAGCTCCTGACGGGCACATGGGTGCAGGCGGGTAAGCTTCGGCTGGATGCTCTGGATGCGCTGCGCGGCTTGGTCCAAGACGTGATGATCTGCGGGCATGATCGCGACGCCATCGGGCTGTTTGTCTTCCCCCTTCCGGACCAAGTGCATGGCAATAACACATCAGAAGGCGCGGTCATTGATCCCGTACTGCAAAGCCAAATCGACACCCGCTTGGCTGAAATGGCAAAGGCTGCATCGGGGTCCGCCAAACGGATTTCACGGGCTATCATTCTGGCCGAGCCTCCTTCACTGAAGGACGGAGAGATTACAGACAAAGGCTCGCTCAACCCGCGTAAAATCATGACACGTCGGGCTGATTTGCTCGAGCGGTTATATGACAACGAAGACCCGGCATTGATCCGGGTATGAAGAGGACGCCATGGTAGATTTTGCAAAAGTTCGAGCGATCGATTTTCACACTCACGCAGAAGAGGCCTGCGGGTGTCATGCGGATGACGGCTATGACGAGCTGCAAAGCACGATGGCCAAATATTTTGGCGCTCCTTGGCAACATCCGCCAACCATTGACGAAACCGCCGCGCACTATCGGGAAACGAATATCGCGGCGGTGATCTTTCCCGTCGATTCAGAACGTGAAACGGGGTACCGACGCTATGACAACTATGAGGTCGCCGACGCCTGCGCCAAAAACGATGACATCCTGATCCCCTTCGCCTCGATTGATCCGGCCAAAGGCAAGCTTGGTGCACGCGAAGCCCGTGATTTAGTAGAAAACCACGGCGTTCAGGGGTTCAAGTTCCACCCCACAATGCAAGGATTCTACCCAAACGATCGGTCCGCCTACGTGCTTTATGAGGCCATCGCGGAATCTGGAAAACCTGCACTGTTCCACACAGGTCAGACTGGTGTCGGGTCAGGCATGCCCGGCGGTAACGGAATGCGGCTCAAGTACTCCAACCCGATGTATATGGATGATCTGGCCGTGGACTTCCCCGATATGCCGATCATCCTCGCGCATCCGTCCTTCCCTTGGCAGGAAGAGGCGCTGTCGGTCGCGCAGCATAAGCCGAATGTCTATATCGACCTGTCGGGCTGGTCGCCGAAATACTTCCCTAAGATCCTTGTCCAATACGCGAACCGGATGTTGAAGCACAAAATGCTCTTCGGGTCGGACTGGCCGATGATCGCTCCAGAAAAGTGGCTGGATGCATTCGATCAGGCAGATTTCCGAGACGAAGTTCGCCCACTCATTTTAAAAGAAAATGCCATGCGCCTGTTGGGCGTTACCTTTTAGGACAGCAGACATGACCAGTTTTACAGCGCCCGTAGACGACATCCTGTTTTCGCTGGAGACCATCGCAGGTGCAAACAGGATTTCGGTTTGGGACGGCGATCTGGCTGCCGAGATTGCGGCTCATTTCGGGGCCTTTGCTGAGGGTGCAATTGCGCCATTGAACGCAACTGGACACAGCCAAGGGTGCAAGTTGGAAAACGGGCGTGTGCGTATGCCGGATGGTTTTAAGGATGCTTTCGAACAATTGACTGAAATGGGGTGGCAAGGTCTGACCGCACCCGAAAATTATGGCGGAATGGGACAAAACGCACTTGTTGCGGCGGCCGTCTCGGAAATATTTTCGGGTGCAAACCTGTCAATGCAGATGGTTTGTAATCTTGTGCCTGGAGCGATTTCGACCCTGCGAAAGTTTGGCAATGAAGCACAGCAATCAGAATGGATTCCGAAACTAGCTGCAGGTGAGGCGCTCTCGACGATGTGCTTGACCGAGCCTGGGGCGGGGTCCGATCTATCGCGCATCCGCACCAAGGCCACGCGCAATGAAAACGGATGGATCATTGATGGAGAAAAGATATTCATCTCTGGCGGCGACCAAGACCTGAGCGATGACATCCTACATCTGGTCCTTGCACGGACTGGCACAAAAGAGGACGGCGTCAAAGGGTTGTCCCTGTTCCTTACAAGTAAGAATATGGCTGGAACGGCCATCACGATTACACGGATTGAAGAAAAGATGGGCCTTCACGCGTCGCCAACCTGCCAAATGGCATTTGACGGCTGCCCAGCTGAGCTGATCGGCGAAGAGGGAGCCGGGCTGGCTGCGATGTTCGTTCTGATGAACCACGCGCGCTTAGACGTGAGCTTGCAAGGCGTCGCTCTTGCCGGACACGCGTATCGCATCGCTAAAGCATATGCGAGTGAGCGCAAACAAGGACGACGGCCAGACGGATCAGAGGCGGTACTGACAGACCATGCCGACGTGCGTCGCATGCTTGACGAACAACGAACGCTTGAAATTGGCGCACGCGGAATGGCGCATGTGGCGCTGGTCGAATTGCTAAATGGGAAACGACCGGAACTGGTCGAATTTCTGACTCCGCTGTGCAAGGTTTTCTGTACAGAAGCTGGTATCACCTCTTCCAATCTCGGCATCCAGATCCTTGGGGGATATGGATATTTGACTGAATACGGCCTTGCGCAGACTTGGGCTGACGCGCGGATCACCGCAATTTACGAGGGGGCGAATGGCATCCATGAACTTGCTGTGGCAACCCGGGGCCTTCGCCTCAAAGGTGGAGCAGGGGCGGATGCCTTTGATGCGCTGATCGAAGAGCTGACCGATAACGCAACTGTATTGGAACTTCGTGAGCTTTGGCGTAAAGCGCGGGCATCAGTTGCTCAAGCTGAGGATCCAACGATTTTGGCACATGATTTCGCGCAATTGAGTTGCAGCCTTTTTCACCGTGCGGTTTGCAGTCGTTTCGCAGAATCCAACTCTGATCTGGAATACGCCAGACTGCGCGATTTCGCTTTGTCTCGTCCTTTGACCTTCAGCAGCTTCCTCGTCTGATTGGTCCTCCCAAAGTACCGTCAGAACTTTTCGGACGAGCGGCTTTAAGAGTTAGTGTGAAGGTCGATCATGTGTGGATTCCCGGGATACTGAGAACGAATTTTAAGTCTTGGAACTCCTGATCAGGTGCAGTCATGTGTCCGGCCTCTGGAGTGCCGCGACACTGGCGGCGGGCCCTTATGGAGATACGCGACGCGGGTCCAAATCAGAGTAACGGGCTCTACGGCCACAATCTTATCCTGGTTTTCCGCTGCCGATCTCATGATCGTCGTGTTCCGTAACTTATCTTCGTCCTTTCAGTCCTGCCGGTATCCTGGCCGCGCAGTTATGCGGCGACCTGAATTTCGTAATCTCGTTCCTTGGCCATCATTGCCCAAAGCCGTCTGGCCATTTTGTTGGCCAAAGCGAAAGCTACGACCATGCGTGGTACCTTTTCCAGTTTCGCTGCGTTCATTCGAGTTTTTGGCACGCGGAATTTTCGTCCATTCCAAGTTGTAGGCGAGTATTACAGTGAAACGGGCAGTGCGGCGTTGGCCACTTTGGCTTGATCGCATGTGGAGGAACGGACAGACACCCCGCTGTATCCAGTTCGAGGCCAATAGGAATGATGGGTGCCTACGCTATCCATTGGGAAAGTCGGCAATGCACAGAAATTCCACTGTCCATTAATTGGCAGTGAACGGCAGCTTTGTCCCGCATTGCAGTCATCGGCTCCACCAAAAATGTTGCGCGATCGATCAATGACCGCTTCGGGGGAAGCTGCATCTCGGCGACGCGACACAAGGTCAATGGCCGGTAAGGGCCGTGTTACGGACATTGCAATGATTTTAAGATGACGACTTCGTGCAATCGGGCTACTACGTTCCAGCCTCAGATATCCGCTGTGGATCACCTAATTCACTTCACTCAGATGGTTTTGGGGGTATGAATGGGGGTATTCCACATATGATACTATTTTAAATCAAATATTATCAATATGATAACATCAGAATGTGGGTCCGTGTGGGGCACCATTTCAATATCCAGATTTGTCCGATGACATCCGTTTGAGCCTTGTTCATAAGGGGTTTATCGAGATCGTTTGTCTATCACTGTTTTTTGACGTCCAGCAGCGTAGCTTCTGAATGGGGGTGTATTTGGGGGTACAATGAAAACTGGAAAAACTGCGTACCCCCACCGTGCCCCTAAGCGATATAAAGATTCGAAACCTGAAATCGGGTGATAAGGCCTACAGGGTGAGTGACTTTGAGGGGCTGTTCATTTTGGTGAAGGTCAGTGGAGCGAAGCCGTGGCGGTTCAAGTACCGGATTGATGGTAAAGAGCGCCTGTTGGTGTTCGGGAATTATCCAGCGGTGACGCTGGCCAAAGCGCGACAAGCCCGAGACATCGCTAAGGCGCTCTTGGCGGATGGGCAGGACCCAAGCGAAGCTAAACAAGAAGAAAAGCGGTTGCGGCTTGAGGCCAAGGGCCAAACTTTCGAGAAGATTGGCGCGGCGTTTCTGGCCAAGCAACGCAAAAGAGGGGAGGTCGGTGGCTACGCTTTCCAAGACAGAATATCACCTTAAATTTGCTAACCGTGATTTTGGCCGCAAGCCTGTAACCGAAATCACCGCGCCCATGATCCTTAAAACCCTGCGCAAGGTAGAAGCTAAGGGTAATTATGAAACCGCGCACTGCCTGCGCGCCCGTATCGGTTCGATCTTTAGCTACGCTGTGGCGAGTGGGATTGCAGAAACAGACCCGACTTATGCTCTGCCCTACGTCGCATGGGGTATTCAGGTGATGAAATGACTGCCCACGGTTTTCGCGCGTCATTCTCGACGTTGGCCAATGAAAGCGGCCTATGGAACCCGGATGCTATCGAGCGCGATTTGGCCCATGTTAAAAAAACGAAGTGCGCCGTGCGTTTGTGAGAGGCGCGCATTGGGAGGAAAGGGTGCGCTTGGCGGGTTGGTGGGCGGATTGCCTAGAAGGTTTTAAAAGAGGCTTGGCCTGAATGGCCCGTTACCAACCGAAATCCAGTCGGTCAGGGCCCTTCTTCAACGTCCCTTACCTTCGGCTTTCTGTCGCGCGTCAAACCTTTCCCAAACATGCACACGGCCCTTTTGGCGTGCGTCGGCAAGCCAGAGTTTCTTGCGGATGCCTGTCACCTCAAGATGGCTGTATTTGCCTCCGGAGAATTTTGGCCAGTCGATAGCCAGCCCTTGTTTAACAAGTTCTTCGGAGAGGTCACGGCCATCGGGCAGAAAGCACTTTGCAACCGTGCGGCCATATTCGTCTTCTTCAGTGATTTCTGCGCGTATGTGGTGGCCCTTACACAAACGCACCATGGCCCACTTAGCTTTCTTTCCGTAGGGATGATGCAGCTCCGGGGCGTCTATCCCGAAAAGGCGTACTTGGGTCTTTTGGATCGTAATAGTATCACCGTCTGTAACATGAGCTGGCCCAACCAGCACGCGCGACCGCGCAACTGGATGAGCGGTCGCCGCATCGAACGCCTTGTCCCTTCCTGCCGTTCCGGACTGCAGCGTTTTCGGCTGCGTGGAAGGAGCGGTGATGCTGCGTCCGGCCTTGTACGTAAACGTCTCGCTAACCGGTTTTTTGTAGGGTTTGGCTTTCGGCCGATAGGTGGACCTACCAGAACTCTCAAAATAAATCGTAACATCTGAGAACTTTAGGAGACAAAGTCGATTAGGTTCAATCCTGTGCCATCCACAAATGACCACAATGCGAAACCCGCGCTGCAGCGTCGGAAAATAACGCGACTGTCCGGTCTGGCCCGATAGCAGCTCCCTGCCGAGCCCGCGCAGAGGTCTGTTATGTGGGTTCTGTTGCATTAACTTTCAGTCAGCCTGATTATACCCGTTCAAGCACCACCGATTACCCAAGAATATCCTCCTCCTAGCTGTCCGTTGGTACTGTCGATATCCACTTTCCTACCGCGATGTACGTGACTTTCTGGCTGAGCGTGGGATTTCGGTTGATGCGGCCACAAATTCCGGCTGGGTCCAGAAGTTTGGCCCTGAAACTCGGAAAACGGCCTATGGCCAGCATCGTAGTTGGCGAGGTTTATAATGGCATGTGGACGAAACATATGTGCGGGTGAATGGGCGCTGGTGCTACCTGTGGCGTGCTGTTGATCAACCTGGTCAGCTGATTGAGTTCCGCCTGATAGCGCGGCGAGATGCCAAAGCAGCGAGAGCATTCATGCGTCAAGCAAGTGAAACTGTTCGATGTTATCATCCAATGACCGTCATCACGGACCAGACGCATAGCTACGCCAAAGT
Above is a window of Litoreibacter janthinus DNA encoding:
- a CDS encoding Arm DNA-binding domain-containing protein, giving the protein MSDFEGLFILVKVSGAKPWRFKYRIDGKERLLVFGNYPAVTLAKARQARDIAKALLADGQDPSEAKQEEKRLRLEAKGQTFEKIGAAFLAKQRKRGEVGGYAFQDRISP
- a CDS encoding acyl-CoA dehydrogenase family protein produces the protein MTSFTAPVDDILFSLETIAGANRISVWDGDLAAEIAAHFGAFAEGAIAPLNATGHSQGCKLENGRVRMPDGFKDAFEQLTEMGWQGLTAPENYGGMGQNALVAAAVSEIFSGANLSMQMVCNLVPGAISTLRKFGNEAQQSEWIPKLAAGEALSTMCLTEPGAGSDLSRIRTKATRNENGWIIDGEKIFISGGDQDLSDDILHLVLARTGTKEDGVKGLSLFLTSKNMAGTAITITRIEEKMGLHASPTCQMAFDGCPAELIGEEGAGLAAMFVLMNHARLDVSLQGVALAGHAYRIAKAYASERKQGRRPDGSEAVLTDHADVRRMLDEQRTLEIGARGMAHVALVELLNGKRPELVEFLTPLCKVFCTEAGITSSNLGIQILGGYGYLTEYGLAQTWADARITAIYEGANGIHELAVATRGLRLKGGAGADAFDALIEELTDNATVLELRELWRKARASVAQAEDPTILAHDFAQLSCSLFHRAVCSRFAESNSDLEYARLRDFALSRPLTFSSFLV
- a CDS encoding phage integrase central domain-containing protein, whose translation is MATLSKTEYHLKFANRDFGRKPVTEITAPMILKTLRKVEAKGNYETAHCLRARIGSIFSYAVASGIAETDPTYALPYVAWGIQVMK
- a CDS encoding amidohydrolase family protein, yielding MVDFAKVRAIDFHTHAEEACGCHADDGYDELQSTMAKYFGAPWQHPPTIDETAAHYRETNIAAVIFPVDSERETGYRRYDNYEVADACAKNDDILIPFASIDPAKGKLGAREARDLVENHGVQGFKFHPTMQGFYPNDRSAYVLYEAIAESGKPALFHTGQTGVGSGMPGGNGMRLKYSNPMYMDDLAVDFPDMPIILAHPSFPWQEEALSVAQHKPNVYIDLSGWSPKYFPKILVQYANRMLKHKMLFGSDWPMIAPEKWLDAFDQADFRDEVRPLILKENAMRLLGVTF
- a CDS encoding MarR family winged helix-turn-helix transcriptional regulator, which produces MPLSKISATAPKAPGTPASDMLLRQFVGYRVKRANLLIQDDMAKTLEPFGLRTGTFSALAVVISNPGISQSDLSDVLNIKRSGVVVVVDELERAGVLKRKPVKGDRRTNALTVTAAGRRLWNKVEKAVQDHEAVLFSGLDLEEIATLHDLLARATKSPISDLEKEQ
- a CDS encoding feruloyl-CoA synthase, yielding MIDKQTGLNLVPHDVSMERVGRDLVMSSKIPLGDVVDRTADWLHHWAETTPDNVFLAERTATGWREVTFKQALEAVRGIAGSLGGRNMGQDTPIVILSGNSVNHALLSFGAQYAGVPTVPLAEQYSLITEAHGRLIYVLDKVRPAMAYTDDAGLFASALSLPQLEDVEIVATKTEGAPGPVTSFASLVEGDASQDADALLATTGPDTVAKILFTSGSSSDPKGVLTTQRMMCANQAQMSAVLPFLAERAPRICDWLPWNHVFGGSHNVNMMLANGGTLVVDDGKPTKKYFDRTVRNIIERPGTLAFNVPVGFSMLVHEMETNTKLRDAYFRDLDLIFYAGASLPQDVWTRLEEMAIEVRGRLPLMISSWGMTETAPATLMVHEPIGRSGVIGVPLPATKVKLSPDDEMRCELRVQGPNVMTGYYDDPVKSAEAFDDGGYLVTGDAVRFVNPEEPNMGLAFDGRVSEDFKLLTGTWVQAGKLRLDALDALRGLVQDVMICGHDRDAIGLFVFPLPDQVHGNNTSEGAVIDPVLQSQIDTRLAEMAKAASGSAKRISRAIILAEPPSLKDGEITDKGSLNPRKIMTRRADLLERLYDNEDPALIRV